TAAACCCTATCAGCCGGTTCATATTATCGGTACCTTTTCCATACAAGGAGTTGTGCCGAAAAGGAGACAGGAACTGGCCAGGAGCATCGGGGAAGTGGTTGAAAAAGAACTTCTTAAGGCAGAAGACTTGATTAACCAAATGAAATCACCGGAAATTCTAAATAAGATTGTGGATACGGCCACTGATTCTATACGCAATATGGTGGTTGAACGGATACCCATATGGGTGCCCACCACCATTCGAGCGGTTATTTTGGAGATGATGGGGGACATGCTAAATAAGCAGATGCCTCTAATGATTAATCAAATTGTGGATCAGGCTGGCGGCAGTGTAGCTGAAAAGGTTAAGGTAGCCCAACTGGTAGAGGATCGGTTAAATGATTATGATATTAAACATTTGGAAAAAATAATTCTAACCGTTGCCTCTAGGGAATTGAAACATATTGAAATCATTGGAGGCGTACTGGGATTTATCATTGGACTGGTACAGGTTCTAATCATACATCTATCAGCTTGACATTTTTTAGATCGTCTCCTATAATAAACCCGTAAATGCATATGATGCTATGAAAAGGAAAAGTAAGGCAGTATGGTTGCCCCAGAGAGGAAGTGCCGTGGCTGAAAGCACTTCCCACTAGCTGTCTGAAAGACCACCTTGGAGCAGTTTGCAGAATTTTAGTAAGCAAACCGGTCTGATACCGATATCATCCTTTGAGGTGGGAGCAATGTCTCCAACCAGGGTGGAACCGCGGCAACAACCCCGTCCCTGAGGTTATCAGGGATGGGGTTTTTATTTTTGAAACAAAGTAATCAATTGAAAGGAGCATTTTTATGATTAAAATAACCCTGAAAGATGGTTCTGTTAGAGAATATGCAGTTGGAACCACTGTGTTAGAAGTTGCTAAGAGCATCAGTCAAGGCTTAGCCAGGGAAGCTTTGGCTGGTAAAGTTAATGGTAAGATTGTGGATCTTGAGTATCCCTTAAAGGAAGATGCTGCGTTAGAATTATTGACCTTTAATGATGAAGAGGGAAAAACCGTTTATCGCCACAGTACAGCCCACGTTTTAGCTCAGGCTGTAAAAAGATTGTTCCCAGATGCTAAACTAGCCATTGGTCCTGCCATTCAAGATGGTTATTATTACGATTTTGATGTTGAACAACCCTTTACACCTGCGCAATTAGAACGTATTGAAGAAGAAATGAATAAAATTATTAAGGAAGATATTCCTTTCAAACGGGTGGAACTCTCGCGGGAAGAAGCCTTGGAACACTTCAAAAAACAGGACGAAATCTATAAGATAGAACTTATCACAGATCTGCCCGAGGACGCAGTTATCTCCTGTTACCAACAGGGGGATTTTGATGATCTCTGTGCTGGGCCCCACGTACCTTCCACTGGACGCTTAAAGAGTCTTAAGCTGATGAGCATTGCCGGTGCTTATTGGCGGGGCAGCGAGAAAAACAAAATGCTGCAGCGTATTTATGGCACATCTTTTCCCAAAAAGGCCATGCTGGATGAACATCTCTTCCGCATTGAGGAAGCCAAGCGCCGTGACCATAGGAAATTGGGGCAGGAATTGGATCTCTTTAGTATTCAGGAAGAGGGACCGGGATTTCCTTTCTTCCATCCCAAGGGCATGGTTTTACGCAATGAATTGGAAAATTTCTGGCGTCAAGAACATAAAAAACGTGGTTACCAGGAAATTCGCACACCCATTATCTTAAATCGCAGCATGTGGGAGCAATCCGGCCACTGGGCCCATTATAAGGATAATATGTACTTTACCAAAATTGATGAAGCAGATTATGCCGTAAAGCCCATGAACTGTCCAGGCAGTATTTTGGTTTACAAAACTAGAATGCACAGCTATCGCGATCTGCCTTTGCGCTGGGGTGAACTGGGCCTTGTACACCGCCACGAGTTGTCTGGCGCTTTGCACGGCTTAAT
This genomic interval from Desulforamulus reducens MI-1 contains the following:
- a CDS encoding DUF445 domain-containing protein gives rise to the protein MQWWTVIIIPVIGAFIGWVTNLIAVKAIFKPYQPVHIIGTFSIQGVVPKRRQELARSIGEVVEKELLKAEDLINQMKSPEILNKIVDTATDSIRNMVVERIPIWVPTTIRAVILEMMGDMLNKQMPLMINQIVDQAGGSVAEKVKVAQLVEDRLNDYDIKHLEKIILTVASRELKHIEIIGGVLGFIIGLVQVLIIHLSA
- the thrS gene encoding threonine--tRNA ligase → MIKITLKDGSVREYAVGTTVLEVAKSISQGLAREALAGKVNGKIVDLEYPLKEDAALELLTFNDEEGKTVYRHSTAHVLAQAVKRLFPDAKLAIGPAIQDGYYYDFDVEQPFTPAQLERIEEEMNKIIKEDIPFKRVELSREEALEHFKKQDEIYKIELITDLPEDAVISCYQQGDFDDLCAGPHVPSTGRLKSLKLMSIAGAYWRGSEKNKMLQRIYGTSFPKKAMLDEHLFRIEEAKRRDHRKLGQELDLFSIQEEGPGFPFFHPKGMVLRNELENFWRQEHKKRGYQEIRTPIILNRSMWEQSGHWAHYKDNMYFTKIDEADYAVKPMNCPGSILVYKTRMHSYRDLPLRWGELGLVHRHELSGALHGLMRVRCFTQDDAHIFMLPSQIKDEIIGVIDLFDYFYNTFGLNYHVELSTRPEKSMGSDEMWEVATNSLRDALEAKKMDYKVNEGDGAFYGPKIDFHLTDSLGRTWQCGTIQLDFQMPERFNLNYVGEDGQKHRPVMIHRVVFGSIERFIGILTEHFAGAFPVWLAPVQVKVLPITDRHHEYARELVKRLQGLDIRVELDARNEKINYKIREAQTQKIPYMLVIGDREMEQGAVAVRERGKGDVGAISVGDFIKKIEDDIQNKTI